The Aphanothece sacrum FPU1 nucleotide sequence TTAAAATTTTAGAAGGAGATAGCCGTAATTTTGAGCAATTTAGGAATAGGGCAGATCGGGTATTATTAGACGTACCTTGTTCCGGGTTAGGAACCTTGCACCGACACCCTGATATTCGCTGGCGACAAACTCCCGAAACTGTGTCAGAATTATCTACGTTACAGGGAGAATTATTAGAACAAGCAGCGACTTGGATTAAACCTCAAGGTATTTTAGTATATGGAACTTGTACTCTTAATTCCCTAGAAAATGAATCAATTATTGAGAGGTTTCTTAATTCTAATTCTCATTGGAAAATAGAACCCCCATCCCCTAATTCTTGGGTGAGTGAGTTTGCTAGTCCATCAGGATGGATACAAATATTGCCCCATCAACATCACATGGATGGCTTTTTTATGGTGAAGTTAAAGAAAGATTGACAAAATGCCCATTTGTTAAAAAAATCCTTCATGATAAAAAATAAGACAGATAATACGTTATAAAGGTAAAAAATGAAAAGTGAACAGAAAAATAAACAACTGTTAAAGATTCTCATCGGTGCTGCTTGGATTGATGGAATTATTCAAGTTGAGGAAAGGGACTATTTACGTCAGATGGCAACTAATCAGGGACTCTCTGAAGATAAAGAGATTAAAACTCTTTTATCAGAATTAAAACCAGTTCAACCTACAGAATGTTATCAATGGTTAGAAGATTATTTAGGGGATAATCCCAAAACAGCCGACTATCAAAAATTACTAGAAAGTCTAAGTGGTTTGATTTATAGTGACGGAGATGTTCAGATGCAAGAAGCTCAACTTTTGACTAAAATACAATTACTTGATCCCGCTCAAGATTCCGGTAAATCAACTTTTGATAAAATGCTAAAAACTATCCAAAAATTGTATCGTAAGGCCCTTACTCAAAACCTTTAAGGAAAGGCAACAGGGAGAATTTTATCTGAGATGTAAAAATTGTTGATTGCTTGTTCCTTGGCCTCTCCCGAAGGGAGTTGAAAACTGTCCCATATATCTACACTTACTTCCTTGATATTCTCCCTGATACGCTAAATAGAGAAAATGGATAGACCTATTGATAAAACTATAATTTATTGATTAGGATAGTTATTTTAGGATTAAGCATAAGGAGTTAAATAAAAATTTAAAACTGAAGAAAATCATGAACGTTTTAGAGAATCCATCAAGTAATATAAGATTAGCAGTTTTGATTGATGCTGAAAATGTGAGTGCCAGTATTATTGAATCTTTGCTCCAAGAAATTGCTAAATATGGAACAGCTAATGTTAAACGTATTTATGGAGACTGGACAAGTAATCAATTAAATAGCTGGAAAACTAAACTTAATAAGTTAGCCATTCAACCTATGCAACAATTTCGCTATACAACAGGAAAAAATTCCACTGATAGTGCCTTAATTATTGATGCAATGGATTTACTTTATGCAGGTAATTTTGATGGATTTTGTTTAATTTCTAGTGATAGTGATTTTACTCGTTTAGCGTCTAGAATTAGAGAATCAGGATTAATAGTTTATGGATTTGGAGAAAAACAAAAAACTCCTGAAGCCTTTGTTGTCGCTTGCAATAAATTTATTTATACTGATATATTAGATGATAAAAGAACTTCTGGCAATCAAGATCTGAAAAATAATCAACAGTTATTAGATCTTTTAAAAAGTGCTTATGACTCGGTTGCTGATGAAGAAGGTTGGGCCCATCTTGGCCCGTTTGGGTCACAATTAACCAAATTATCCCCTTCCTTCGATGCCAGAAATTATGGCTATAAAAAATTGAGCGAATTGGTGCAGTTTATTGATATATTTGAGATCAAGAAAAGTCGTTCTCATTTAACCATCAAATTAAAATAAATTAGGAGTTTAATTAATGACAAAAATCAGAATTGCAAGCAAAGAAGATTTACCTTATATTGTTGAGATTTATAATGCTAGTATTTCCAGTCGTATAGCCACCGGAGATCTTGACCCTATTTCAGTAGAAAGTCGTTTAAAATGGTTTGCTGAACATTCATCTGATCGTTACCCTATTTGGGTGATGGAAATGAACAATCAAATAACGGGTTGGCTGAGTTTTCAACACTTTTATGGTCGTCCAGCTTATGAAAAAACCGTAGAAATTAGTCTTTATGTTTCTCCTTATCATCAACGTCAAGGTATTGGGAAAACTCTACTACAAAATGGGATTAACCAAAGTAAAAATCTCGGTATCAAGACTTTATTAGGCTTTATTTTTGCTCACAATATACCTAGTTTAGATCTGTTTAAAAAGCATCAATTTGAAAAATGGGGTTATTTGCAAAAAGTTGCTTACTTAGATGGAATAGAACGAGATTTAGTGATTGTTGGCCGTACTTTATAATTAATTAATGATAATCATGAATATATTTAGGAAATCTTAGATAAAATTGGATCATTATTGTTTATTAATTAGAGAAAGACCTATGACAAAAAAAAAGGTTTCAAGTCTCCTCTTTCAAGGGGATAGACATAAAAATATTCCTTGCTTCAAGCTACCGACTTGTTTGCGGTAGTAACTGATAACTGATAACTGATAACTGATAACTGGTAACGCCAAATGACTCAATCCCCTGTTCGTGACTCTGAACTACTAGATCAAAGAGATTTAGAGGAAGAAGAAGAAGAAGAAGAAGAAGAAGATTACTTTGATTATTTTTATGATGAACCAGGTAGTGAACCAGGAACTCTTAGTATTGAACCCGATGCTAAACCATCCCGTATTGTTTTAATTGATTATGATGCAGATCATGCCGTTCGTAAAGTAGATGTTACCCCCAATGCTTTAATTCCCTATTTAGGGACTAATACTATTTCTTGGATGGATGTTCAAGGATTAGGCAGTGAAAAAATTCTTAAACAAGTGGGAGATATTTTTAAATTACATCCTTTATTATTAGAAGATGTGGTCAATGTTCCTCAACGTCCTAAAGTGGAAGACTATAATGAACAACTAATGATTATTGTGCAAATGGTAAGATCAGCATCGGATGATGAAGGATTTGAAAGCGAACAAGTTGGTTTTGTTTTAGGGGCTAAATATCTGTTAACTTTTCAAGAAGAAGAAATTGAAGATTGTTTTGATATTGTTCGGGATAGAATTCGTGGAAATCAAGGTAAAGTCCGTCAATCAGGACCAGATTATTTAGCTTATTTGCTCTTAGATTCTATTATTGATGGCTATTTTCCCGTATTAGAAAATTATGGTGATCGCATTGAAATGTTAGAAGATCAAATTGTTCTTCATCCTGACAATAGTAACCTGGAAGAAATCTATTCTATTCGACGAGAATTATTATCTTTGCGTCGCTCAATTTGGCCTTTACGGAATGTGACTGATATTTTAGTTCGAGGGAGAAGTCCTCTGATTAGTCCTGATAATCAAATTTATTTTCGAGATTGTTATGATCACGTCATTCAATTGTTAGATATTGTTGAAACTTATCGAGAATTATCATCAAGTTTAATGGATGTTTATCTCTCGTCTATGAGCAATAAAATGAATGAAGTCATGCAATTATTAACCGTTATTTCTACTATATTTATTCCCCTAACTTTTATTGCTGGACTTTATGGCATGAACTTTAAATATATGCCCGAACTTGAAGGACGTTGGAGTTATTTTATTGCTTTGGGAGGGATGGCGGCGATCGCAGGAGGATTAATCTTTTTCTTTTGGCGACGGGGTTGGTTTAAACCATTTTATGCAGTTAAAAAAGATTAAACTAGAAAAAGGAGAGAGTTGGCGAGGGAGTTGCGGAGTAGTCGATAAGACAACTCTGAGGAAAGTCCGGGCTCCCCAAAGACCAAACTTGCTGGATAATTCCCAGTGCGCGTGAGCGTGAGGAAAGTGCCACAGAAAAATACCGCCTTTTTAGTTAATAAAAGGGTAAGGGTGCAAAGGTGCTGGTAAGAGCGCACCAGCAGTATCGTGAGGTACTGGCTCGGTAAACCCCGGTTGGGAGCAAGGTCGGAGGAATAATGGTTGGTCTTTTACCTATCCCGTTTTAGGTGTACCGCTTGAGGCGTTTGGTAACAAACGTCCCAGATAGATAACTCCCCTTTAGAACAGAACCCGGCTTATGTCTGACTCTCTCCTCTTTCTTTTGTAATTAAACACCTGATAACTGATAACTTATAACTGATAACTGAAATGACCCTTAGCGACCCTCGACGGACTCGAACACTTCATCGCTTCATGCAAAAATTAGGCTTACCTGATATTAGCTTAGTTAATTGGGTATTGCTTGATTTAGCCTTAACTCATCCCACCATTTCACGGGACAAAAATTATCAACAATTGGAATTTTTAGGAGATTCAGTTGTACGATTAGCGGCAGCAGAAGTATTATTACAAACCTATCCTGATGCGTCCGTAGGCGAATTTGCCGCCTTACGGTCTATGATGGTTAGTGATCTTACTCTAGCTGAATTTGCCGAAAGTTTTGGCTTAGAACGTTATTTGTTGATGTCGGAGAGTGCTGCTAAAGATGAAGCAGGAAGGGTTTCTCGGTTAGCAGATGCTTTTGAAGCGGTATTAGGGGCATTGTATTTGAGTCGTCAAACCTTGGAATTAGTTCATCCTTGGTTAGATCCTCTGTTAATGGCTAAAGCTGACGAAATTCGCCAAGATCCCGCCCGTCAAAACTATAAAGATGCTCTACAAGAATGGACTCAAGCTCAGTATAAAATTCTACCAGATTATCGTGTACAAGAACAAGCTCAAGTCTCTAACCGACAACAGCGTTTTTTAGCAGAAGTGTGGTTACAAGAGCGTAAATTGGGCTCAGGAGAAGGAAAATCAAAAAAAACGGCGGAACAAGCAGCAGCTAAAGACGCTTTTTTAAGACTCAATAGTAGTACGAATTATGCAACACCAGCCGTGAATTGAGTCTACAAGTAAGGTTTGTAAAATTATGTTAAAGTTTTGGTAAAATTACCGTAAAATCTATCTAATCTACTTCTTAAATAGAGTCAACTCAGTAATTAATTAGAGA carries:
- a CDS encoding TerB family tellurite resistance protein, translated to MKSEQKNKQLLKILIGAAWIDGIIQVEERDYLRQMATNQGLSEDKEIKTLLSELKPVQPTECYQWLEDYLGDNPKTADYQKLLESLSGLIYSDGDVQMQEAQLLTKIQLLDPAQDSGKSTFDKMLKTIQKLYRKALTQNL
- a CDS encoding NYN domain-containing protein is translated as MNVLENPSSNIRLAVLIDAENVSASIIESLLQEIAKYGTANVKRIYGDWTSNQLNSWKTKLNKLAIQPMQQFRYTTGKNSTDSALIIDAMDLLYAGNFDGFCLISSDSDFTRLASRIRESGLIVYGFGEKQKTPEAFVVACNKFIYTDILDDKRTSGNQDLKNNQQLLDLLKSAYDSVADEEGWAHLGPFGSQLTKLSPSFDARNYGYKKLSELVQFIDIFEIKKSRSHLTIKLK
- a CDS encoding GNAT family N-acetyltransferase — protein: MTKIRIASKEDLPYIVEIYNASISSRIATGDLDPISVESRLKWFAEHSSDRYPIWVMEMNNQITGWLSFQHFYGRPAYEKTVEISLYVSPYHQRQGIGKTLLQNGINQSKNLGIKTLLGFIFAHNIPSLDLFKKHQFEKWGYLQKVAYLDGIERDLVIVGRTL
- the rnc gene encoding ribonuclease III, encoding MTLSDPRRTRTLHRFMQKLGLPDISLVNWVLLDLALTHPTISRDKNYQQLEFLGDSVVRLAAAEVLLQTYPDASVGEFAALRSMMVSDLTLAEFAESFGLERYLLMSESAAKDEAGRVSRLADAFEAVLGALYLSRQTLELVHPWLDPLLMAKADEIRQDPARQNYKDALQEWTQAQYKILPDYRVQEQAQVSNRQQRFLAEVWLQERKLGSGEGKSKKTAEQAAAKDAFLRLNSSTNYATPAVN
- the corA gene encoding magnesium/cobalt transporter CorA → MTQSPVRDSELLDQRDLEEEEEEEEEEDYFDYFYDEPGSEPGTLSIEPDAKPSRIVLIDYDADHAVRKVDVTPNALIPYLGTNTISWMDVQGLGSEKILKQVGDIFKLHPLLLEDVVNVPQRPKVEDYNEQLMIIVQMVRSASDDEGFESEQVGFVLGAKYLLTFQEEEIEDCFDIVRDRIRGNQGKVRQSGPDYLAYLLLDSIIDGYFPVLENYGDRIEMLEDQIVLHPDNSNLEEIYSIRRELLSLRRSIWPLRNVTDILVRGRSPLISPDNQIYFRDCYDHVIQLLDIVETYRELSSSLMDVYLSSMSNKMNEVMQLLTVISTIFIPLTFIAGLYGMNFKYMPELEGRWSYFIALGGMAAIAGGLIFFFWRRGWFKPFYAVKKD